A single Salmo salar chromosome ssa19, Ssal_v3.1, whole genome shotgun sequence DNA region contains:
- the fam117ab gene encoding protein FAM117A: MFVCQPPHHQCWILEVPDGHRAPVPPLSCSSGSQSDPSTMPLSPTPSPCSSFSSSSVEDLPVNQDPGVAEGAELCLLSPLSSQRGWEPSPLLLSSSPRPNKSYCFQREPPEGCEKVRVCEETSFPHLAQSSLLLSSCPDPNKVNFTPHGGSAFCPVSLLKPLLPSMDLLFRSLAVSPATGCSGQGADPYQAPSPGYLGSHPDSVTTAM, encoded by the exons ATGTTCGTGTGCCAGCCGCCCCACCATCAGTGCTGg atTCTGGAGGTTCCTGACGGCCACAGGGCTCCAGTTCCACCCCTGAGCTGCAGCAGTGGCTCCCAGAGCGACCCCTCCACCATGCCCCTCTCCCCCACACCCTCACCctgctcctctttctcttcctcttctgtAGAAGACCTACCTGTGAATCAGGACCCAG GTGTGGCGGAGGGTGCAGAGCTGTGTCTCCTGTCTCCACTGTCATCCCAGCGTGGGTGGGAGCCATCCCCCTTGCTGCTCTCCTCCTCGCCCCGGCCCAACAAGAGCTACTGCTTCCAGAGGGAGCCCCCCGAGGGCTGCGAGAAGGTCCGCGTGTGTGAGGAGACCAG CTTTCCACACCTAGCCCAGTcctcgctcctcctctcctcctgccccgACCCCAACAAGGTGAACTTCACCCCCCACGGCGGCTCTGCATTCTGCCCGGTCAGCCTGCTCAAGCCCCTGCTCCCATCCATGGACCTGCTGTTCCGCAGCCTGGCCGTGTCCCCAGCCACGGGCTGCTCTGGCCAGGGCGCAGACCCCTACCAGGCCCCCTCGCCTGGGTACCTGGGGTCTCACCCCGACTCGGTCACCACTGCTATGTAA